In Geminocystis sp. NIES-3708, a single window of DNA contains:
- a CDS encoding iron chelate uptake ABC transporter family permease subunit, translating to MGGLLVVSADLLGRLLFTPLELPCGIITAIIGVPYFIFLLSKSR from the coding sequence GTGGGGGGATTATTAGTTGTCAGTGCAGATTTATTGGGCAGACTATTATTTACCCCCCTTGAACTTCCCTGTGGTATTATCACGGCGATTATTGGTGTGCCTTACTTTATCTTTTTGTTGAGCAAATCTCGCTAA
- a CDS encoding iron ABC transporter permease, whose protein sequence is MKDSWIIVRSKQPSFSLWLDSRVPKTLLVLLITSLIVITLSIGYGEYYISPVDVIKTLVGFNTQSDFQFIINTLRLPRTLTAWLVGIGLSISGCIMQTITRNPLADPSIIGINAGAGLAAILFIVVFPSLPIVLLPFSAFMGGILVALAIYAMAWQGENSIIRLILVGIGFNFIISAITNIITTFGEINSVSQALIWLTGSVYGKTITQVLILLPWIVIFVLLTWIMSKELNSLNLGDNLAKGLGLPLQKTQLTLLISSVALSSASVAIAGAVGFVGLIAHHIARFLVGNTHQGLIPRYGFSGGIISCQCRFIGQTIIYPP, encoded by the coding sequence ATGAAAGATTCTTGGATTATCGTTAGATCAAAGCAACCATCTTTTTCGTTATGGTTAGATAGTAGAGTGCCAAAAACTCTCTTAGTTTTACTGATAACATCCCTTATTGTGATAACTCTTAGTATTGGTTACGGAGAATATTATATTTCCCCAGTAGATGTCATTAAAACTTTAGTTGGATTTAACACACAATCAGACTTTCAATTTATTATTAACACTCTGCGTTTACCCCGCACTCTTACCGCTTGGCTAGTCGGCATAGGATTGTCTATTTCTGGTTGTATCATGCAGACTATTACACGTAACCCATTAGCAGATCCTAGTATTATTGGTATCAATGCAGGTGCAGGATTAGCCGCTATATTATTTATCGTAGTTTTTCCTTCCCTACCCATTGTCTTATTACCCTTTTCAGCTTTTATGGGGGGAATATTGGTAGCATTAGCTATTTATGCAATGGCGTGGCAGGGAGAAAATTCAATTATTCGTTTGATTTTAGTGGGTATTGGTTTTAATTTTATCATTTCCGCCATCACGAATATTATTACAACCTTTGGTGAGATAAATAGTGTTTCTCAAGCCTTAATCTGGTTAACGGGTAGCGTTTATGGAAAAACCATAACACAGGTTTTGATTTTATTGCCTTGGATTGTCATTTTTGTTCTGCTAACGTGGATAATGAGTAAAGAGTTAAATAGTCTCAATTTAGGAGATAATTTAGCGAAGGGTTTAGGTTTACCTCTCCAAAAAACACAATTAACTCTTTTAATCTCTAGTGTTGCTCTTTCTAGTGCTAGTGTGGCGATCGCTGGTGCGGTAGGATTTGTCGGTTTAATTGCCCATCATATCGCCCGTTTTTTGGTAGGAAATACCCATCAAGGCTTAATTCCCCGTTACGGGTTTAGTGGGGGGATTATTAGTTGTCAGTGCAGATTTATTGGGCAGACTATTATTTACCCCCCTTGA
- a CDS encoding Txe/YoeB family addiction module toxin, with protein MVWKIDFSQRVLKDAKKIKSANLDSNLKDLLDILKVNPYQPPYEKLSGNLKKYYSRRINIQHRLVYSIDEENQVIKVVSIWSHINKS; from the coding sequence ATGGTGTGGAAGATTGATTTTAGTCAGAGAGTCTTAAAAGATGCCAAGAAAATAAAATCAGCTAACCTCGATAGTAACCTTAAAGATTTACTGGACATTTTAAAAGTAAATCCTTATCAACCCCCTTATGAAAAATTATCAGGAAATCTTAAAAAATATTATTCGAGAAGGATTAATATTCAACATCGCCTTGTTTACTCCATTGACGAAGAAAATCAAGTAATTAAAGTAGTTTCTATTTGGTCACATATTAATAAATCTTGA
- a CDS encoding type II toxin-antitoxin system Phd/YefM family antitoxin, with protein sequence MEVINASTARANLFGLVEQVNQDHVPRIITSKKGDAVLLSKEDWDSLQETLYLQSIVGLVDSLKQAESENDWVSEDQFLRVLDGVED encoded by the coding sequence ATGGAAGTAATAAACGCAAGTACGGCAAGAGCCAATTTATTCGGATTAGTAGAACAAGTGAACCAAGATCATGTACCACGAATTATCACTAGCAAAAAAGGAGATGCGGTGTTATTGTCTAAAGAGGATTGGGATAGTTTACAAGAAACTCTTTATTTGCAATCCATTGTGGGGTTAGTGGATTCTCTTAAACAAGCTGAGTCAGAAAATGATTGGGTATCGGAAGATCAATTTTTGAGGGTGTTAGATGGTGTGGAAGATTGA